The stretch of DNA AATCCTTTAATAGCTGCTAAAACCTTCAGGTAATTCACAAGATCCCGCGGTGGCAACGGATTTAAGACCCCAATCAACCGAACTGGCTTAGCTTCAGTAAATTGAAGCCCTAATACCTCACTCATCCGGGCCTGGCGGATAACGTCATCGCTAGTCAATAGCGTTCGTGACTGTGTTTGTACCGCTAACGAGGCGTTGTGATCACTTTCTTGACGGGCTTCTAAACGTGCAATGGCACCTTGTAGCGTTTCCAGCAACTCATCCGTATCGATTGGTTTTCGCAAATAATTGACCGCATTTTGCTTTAGCCCAGCATGGACGTAATCAAAATCCGAATAACCTGAAATAACGATCAACTCTAACTGCGGTTGAAGTTGCTTGGCTTTGGTCACAAATTCCGGGCCACCCATTTCCGGCATATTCATATCAGAAATTAAAATATCAATTGGATTAGTCTGCAAGTATTTGATTGCGAGTAACGGATTCTGTTCGGTAGTCACAATCTCTAGTCCTAATGCCGACCAATCGATTAGGCGTTTCAAGCCACGTAACAACATGTATTCATCATCCACTAACATGACTTTCCGCATGATTCTCTATTCCTCCTTTACATCAAACTGCACATTAACCGTCACGCCAGTTTGACCATCACTGGCAAGTGCCATAGTAAATGACGCGCCAAACGTGTCCAACAACCGTGAATAAACATTTTGTAACCCGATCGAGCGCTGCTGCTCAGCATCGAGTGGTTCCTGCATTTTGAGGTTGACCGCCTTAACTTCGGCAGCCGTGAGTGGACTCCCATTATTGACGATCTTAATATGAATCGTTTGCTGCTCACGCCAAGCCTTTACACTTAACGCGTTATCTTGACGGGCAAAATCAACGCCATGGACGAAATAATTCTCAACGAGTGGCTGCAAACTGAATTTGGGCAATTCAACATCCGCAACTTCAGGCGCCACTTGGAATTGATAAGCTAAGCGATCCGGGAAACGAACTTGATAGAGAAAAACGTATTTTTCCACAAATTTCAGTTCTTGTTTGATCGTCGTCCGCGGCGATAGATCGGTATTATTACGGAGTAAGGCCGCAAAACTATACACCACATTGGCCAGCTCTGGTTGATCTGCATCTAGCGCTGCCATCCGGATATATTCCAACGTGTTTGACATAAAGTGAGGATTAATTTGGGCCTGAAGGGCTTTCCGATTCGCTTCCTGTTGCGCAATTTGCAATTGATAGATCGTATTAATATGCTGGTGAATCTCTTCAAGCATCGCGTTGATTCCATCCGCTAACGTCCGTAAATCAGTGGGATTTAAGTCGACTGGAACCCGCGCATCTAAATTACCATCCGAGACACGTTGTACTGACGCCACAATGGCATCCAATTGATGCTGATACCGCCGAAAAGTCAGCCACAAGCCGATACTCAATCCTAGTAGCAAGAGTAACCCTAAGAGGATCAACGGTAAAATGTGGCCTAACAACAGTGAATGCAGTGTGGCCTGATTGACGACCATGATTAAGCGATAGCCAGACGATAAATCCTTGGTACTGACGCGATAGCCGCGCAAACTAGCCGTACTATCAGCGCTCAGGGCATGTTTGAAATCACGTTTAGATAACTTTTTGACTTGATTACCCACATAGTAAAAAACGGTATCGTTAGCGTC from Lactiplantibacillus brownii encodes:
- a CDS encoding sensor histidine kinase, coding for MQVHEHIMRSSFARLIKLYTTIISVMVVLATSVFVLVSVRTYDSEINQAETTAATQVSQTLMQNQQIISQFATQLTTGSGNLPSIEKYFDSSLSDYSNYAINKSIKGNPYFFWPTESRQFFVQHDQVSQLTLRLANQKKVFMATPANSGGGLYPAKTVKQQFAISAPLVNQYTLETDGVISLSFDQSDLKRQLQQLPATRAFQIAVQSDANDTVFYYVGNQVKKLSKRDFKHALSADSTASLRGYRVSTKDLSSGYRLIMVVNQATLHSLLLGHILPLILLGLLLLLGLSIGLWLTFRRYQHQLDAIVASVQRVSDGNLDARVPVDLNPTDLRTLADGINAMLEEIHQHINTIYQLQIAQQEANRKALQAQINPHFMSNTLEYIRMAALDADQPELANVVYSFAALLRNNTDLSPRTTIKQELKFVEKYVFLYQVRFPDRLAYQFQVAPEVADVELPKFSLQPLVENYFVHGVDFARQDNALSVKAWREQQTIHIKIVNNGSPLTAAEVKAVNLKMQEPLDAEQQRSIGLQNVYSRLLDTFGASFTMALASDGQTGVTVNVQFDVKEE